The DNA segment GATGCTCTATCCAGCTGAGCCACGGGCGCACGGGGGCAACCTAAATGGCCCGTCCCGCGCCGTCAAGCCGGCAATGCCGGGGAGATGTCCATGCCTGACAGTCTGCCGCCCACGAGCGTTGTTGTTTGCGTCAGCCGCGTCCTGGCTCCGATTTATCCGCAGTTTTTGGCGATACAGCGTGAGCATCTCACTGCCCTGGCCGATGCTCTGGAGATCGGCGATGTCGCAACCGCCGGCCGGCTGGCCCACAGCGCCAAAGGCGCGGCCGGCACCTATGAGCTGCCGGCCGCCGCCGCCATTGCCGGCGATCTCGAAGCCGCCGTCGCCAGGGGCGAGGTGGAACTGGCCAGTCGCCTGCTCGGTGAACTGACCGGCTATTTTTCCGGCCTGGATGTGGCCTTCACGGATGCACCGCTCTTGCCCGGGGCCTGAAAACATCGTAGTGGGGACAACGGATACGGCCAACCCTGCATTTTCCTGCCGACTTTGGAGCTGCGATGCGTTTTCTGATCGTTGACGACGATGAGAGCATCATCCTTTTCTTGCGGACCTTTCTTTCCGCCCATGCCGAGTGCATCACCGCCGCCAACGGCCTGGAAGCCGTATCGGCTTTTGAGGCCGCCATGGAGGAGGGCCGGCCCTTTGCCGCCGTCTTCATGGATATTTTGCTGCCGGGCATCATGGACGGCAATGAAGTGGTCCAGGCCTTGCGCCGCATCGAAGACAGCCGCGAAGGCGCTGTCGCTCCCTTCAAACTCATCATGATCTCGGTTCTGACCGACACCCAAAACGTCAGCGAGTCCTTTTTCCATGGCCGGGCCGACGCCTATCTGCCAAAGCCCCTGCGCCGCGAAACCCTGCTGGCCGAACTGGTCAAGCTCGGACTCGCGGAACTCCCCCTGCCCAACTGAGCCTCCCCACCGCCGCCGTTACGGCCTGGCCTTGGGCCGGCAGGCCCCCTGGCAACAGCCGCCGGAAAGCATCTCGCTGTAGGCGAAAAGGATGCGCCGTTCCCGGTCAAGCGCCTCGTCGGAAAGCGGCGCGATCGGCCCGGCCAGACCAGGCAGGTCGGCATAGCGCGGCACGGCCCGCATCCCCCGTCCGATTTCCCGACCGTCGGCCACGGCCAGCAGCACGGCGTCGCGGGTGTCGGTGACCAGCACCAGCGGCACCGGCCCCTGGTCGTAGACCCGGGCGGCGGCCAGGGATTCGCGCACGTAGGACCCGGGCTCCCCGGAGCAGAAGATGACAAAAAGCAGGGTGCGTCCGGCCTCGTCGGTGGCCGCCAGATCCACCATGCGGGTGTAGGTGCTCCCGTCGGCGGGAAAGCAGACCCCGACCTTGGGCGTCAGGCGCTCCCGGGGGTAGCCGCGCTCCTCTACCAGCATTCGGGCCAGACCCTGGCGAAGTTCCTCGTAGGATGTCTCCACCAGTTCCTCGCCGGTCAGATAATCGCGGATCACGTTGCCCAGGGATTCCTCGTGCATGGGATGCCTCCGTCAGGGCGTTTGGGAAAACAGCCCGGGCCGGCGACGCGCCAGCCGGCCAAGGGCCAGAATCAGGGCGGCAAAGAGCAGGCCGGCCGCCGGCAACAGGATGCCCCGGTGGTAGGTCCTGGCCCGCACGATCACTTGGCGCGAGGCCGCCGTCACTTCGAGAACGGCCGGGGCCTGGGGAGCGGTCGTAGGAACGGGCCGGGCATTGTCCAGCGTATAGCCGCCAAGGGCCGCAGCCGGCAACCAGGGCAGCTCGATGCGGTCTCCGACAGCGCCGGGCGGCGTGATGACCACCTCCGTCGGCGTGGCCGCAACCGGCAGCCGGATGTCGCCGCACAAGGCCGTAATGCGGTCGGCGTAGTAATCGGCCAGGGACAGGCGGCCGATGAAATTGGGCTGTTCGGTCAGTGACGGCATGAGCTGGCGGTTGCGGTCGTAAAAGGTCAGGCAGGTCAGCCCGGCCAGGGCGTAGACGCCAAAGGTCCGCCATTGTTCCGGCCGCGCCGTCGGCCAGGGACCAAGCCGGGCGGCGAGAAAAAAGAACAGGAAGTTGAGGGCGATAAAGAGGAACCGGAAGGGATAGATTTCCGAGGCCAGGGGCGGGACGATCTCGCAGAGGCTGCGCCAGATCGTGCCCCAGCCAAGGAGCAGGAACACGGCGGCCGAAACCAGGGCGGCCAGTTGCGGGCCAAAGCGGTTGCCGGCCGGCCGGCCGTGGCGGCAGAGGGCAACGACCAGCTCCCCGGCCAGCCACAGGACCAGGACCGCAAAGGCCGGTCCCATGAGGATGGAGCCGTCGTAGAAGGCCACGCGGTAGTGGGAATAGGTCTCGGGAAACTGGAACATGGGAAAATCAGCGTCGGCCAAAAGCCCCCAGACATCGGCCAGGGACTGGTAGCCGTAGCCCGGGATGCGCTGCCAGCCGCCGTAGACGGCGGATACGGCGTGGACCTTGGGGGCAACCAGCACGAGGACGCCGGCAAAAAAAGCCCCGACCCGGGCCAGGGCGGCGGGGCGGCGGGTGAAAAGCGCCAGCAGGACGGCGTAGCAGCCGGCGGCCAGACAGATCCAGACGAACAGGTGCAGCGCGCCCTGGTAGAAGACGGCGGCCCCGAGCAGGCAGGCCCCGGCCAGATCCCGGCTGCGCCAGGGGCGTCCGACCAGACAGGCGGCCAGGGCCGGGGCCAGGCACAGGCTGATCTGGGGCGAATAGCCGATGGCCAGATGCTGGACGAGCCAGGGATTGCCCAGAAACAGGACCAGCAGCAGGACCGCCTGTCCGGTGTCCCAGCCAAGCCGCCTGGCCAAAAATCGCACCCCCCAGGCCGCCGCCAGCAGGTGCAGCCCGAAATAGGTTTTCACAAAGGCCATGAACGGCAGGACAACGGCCAGAGGGAGCAGGGGGGAAAGGCTTATGACCTCGGGATTGGACCAGTAGGACAGGTCTTGCAGGGTGGAAAACCAGTCGATCTGCTGGGGAATGACCAGAAACGAGGCCGGGAGCTGGCTGAACCGGGTCAGGGCGTCGTGGAGGAAGGCGAAATAAAAAAGGTCCTTGGACCAGTCGAGGATGCCGACCCGGTCGGAAAAGAGAAATTCTCCATAAAAAAACCAGACAAGGGCCAGGGCGAAGGCCCAATAGACCGCTGCCGCCGGCGATACGGGCGGCGTCCGGAGGGGCGCGGCGACTGGGCTTTTGGGCATGGGCTGGCGTCATCCTTTGGGGTTGCGGCTGGTCGGCGCGCCGGTCCGGCGCGGGCCGTCCCGGCGCGTTGCGGCCGCGCAGCCCGGGGATAGCGGGTATGCGCGGCCCTGGGCAAGCCCCGGGAGAGCGAAATCCGTGGTTTCTTGGTCCTGGCAAGCCTTGCCGCCTCGACGAATCCCGAATCATTTGATAGAGAAGGCCACTCGACTTGGGCAGGGGGGGGGCATGGAAGACGGCAGACTGCATGACAGGCTGACAAGCCTCAAGGAACATCTGCAACTGGAGAACCCGCTTCTGGTCGAGGCGGTCGGCAGTTTCAAAAAACTCGACAAGGTCTGCCGGGGCCTGGGGCTTATTGCCCACGATCAGTCCACGGTCTCCCAGATCGCCTGGTGGCCGCTCATTTCCATCCTGGGACCCTTTTCCGCCGGCAAATCGACCTTCATCAACAACTACCTGGACATCCCGGTGCAGCAGACCGGCTCCCACGCCGTGGACGACAAGTTCACGGTGGTCTGCTACAACGCCGCCGGCGAATCCCGGGTGCTGCCCGGCACGGCGCTCAACGCCGACCTGCGCTTCCCCTTTTACAAGATGAGCGAGGAACTCGAAAAGGTCGAACCCGGCGAGGGCGGCCGCATCGATTCCTATATCCGGCTCAAGACCTGCCCCAGCGACAAGCTGCGCGGGCTGATCCTGATCGACTCCCCGGGGTTTGACGCCGACGCCCAGCGCACGGCCACGCTGCGCATCACCAACCACATCATGGACCTGTCCGATCTGGTGCTGGTGCTGTTTGACGCCCGCCGTCCCGAACCCGGGGCCATGCGCGACACCCTCACCCATCTTGTGGCGGCCACCATCAACCGCCGCGACTCCAATAAGTTTATTTATATCCTGAACCAAATGGACATTGCCGCCCGTGAGGACAACCCTGAAGAGGTCGTGGGCGCGTGGCAGCGCGCCCTGGCCCAGCAGGGCCTCACGGCCGGCAAGTTTTATCGCATCTATTCGCCCTCGGCCGCCGTGCCCATCGCCGACCCGGCCCTGCGCCAACGCTTCGAGGCCAAGCGCGACGCCGATCTGGCCAGCATTCATACCCGCATGAACCAGGTGCGGGTGGAGCGGGCCTATCGCATTGTCGGGGAGCTTGAGAAGCTGGCCCGGGAAGTTGAGGACGTGCGGGTGCCGGAGCTGCGCCACATGCTCATGCGCTGGCGTTCGGGCACGCTTTCGCGCGACGCCATGCTCTTTGGCGGCATCGGGATCGTGCTTTTGGCGCTGTATCTGCTGACCGGCCATCCGTTCACGGCCGGGGTGTCGCCGGCCTGGCTTGGCTGGGTGTTCGATGAAACCTGGCGGACCATCCCGTTTCTGGCCGTGTGTCTGGGCGGGGCGGGCTGGCTGCACATGCTGGCGCGCAAGTGGTCGGCGGCGGCCGTGGCCCGGCTGGTGGCCAAGAGCTATCCCTACGGTCCCATCCGCGAGGGGCTGGTGCGGGCCTTTTACAAGAATACCGCCCCCTGGCGCTCGATTTTCCGGGTGGAGCCGGCCGGCTGGGGAGCCAAGTACCGAAAGCTCCTCGTCTCGGTCATCGCCGACAGCGAACGCTTCATCCAGACCTTAAACGACCGCTACGCCCATCCCTCGGGCGTGTCGGCCGCCGCCGTGCAGCAGCAACAGCAGGCGGAACAGGCGCCAAATCCCCAGGAACCGCCGCATTCGGAGCCGGAGCCGGCCTAGTGCCGCGTTCACAACAAACAAGTATGTTTTTTGTGAATAAAAATTATAAATGCACAGTGTTGGCGTTTGGCAAACGCTAACGGAAAGGCCCGAACACCACACGCGATTTCCGGCCTGAAGAGGCGATCCTGCAACCGCCCGGCCGGGCAGCTCTCGGGGCTGCCCGGCCGGGCGGTTGCCGTTTGGAGCGAGGGACCGGCGGCCGGCAAAAAGAGCCGTGTCGTTTCGCGCTCTTGCCGACAGCCGCCCGCAGCGCTACACCTTCCCGTCTCCACCCACCACAACCGGACGGCCAAGCATGAATCCCGCCTGCAAGGACATCACCTCGTTTCTCGTCATGGACATCCTCGAACGCGCCCACGCCATCGAGGCGGCCGGCAACCGGGTCATCCACCTCGAAATCGGCGAACCCGATTTCGATATCCCGGACTGCGTCAAGGAGGCGGCGAGAAAGGCCGTGACCGAGGGGCGCACCCACTATACCCACAGCCTGGGCATCCCGGAACTGCGCCAGGCCATTTGCGACCTGCACGCCCGGGAATACGGCGTGGCCGTGTCCCCGGACCGGGTGCTGGTCACCGGCGGCACCTCCCCGGCCATGCTGCTGGCCTTCGGGGCCATGGCCAAGCCGGGAAAGCACATCCTGCTGACCGACCCGGCCTATGCCTGCTATCCCAATTTTCTGCGCTTTACCGGCCTTGTCCCGCGCTACGTGCCCGTGGCCGAGGAGGACGGCTTCCAGTGGACGCCGCAGCTCGTCTGGGACAGCGTCAACGAAGGGACCGCCGGCATCCTGCTCAATTCCCCGGCCAACCCCACCGGCACGCTCATTGCCCCGGAAGCCGTCGAGGCGGCCTGCGCCACCGGCGTTCCGGTCATTTCCGACGAGATCTACCACGGCCTGACCTACGGCGAAGCCGCCCGCTGCGCCCTGGAATTTTCCGACGACGCCCTGGTCTTGAACGGGTTTTCCAAACGGTTCGCCATGACCGGCCTGCGCCTGGGCTACCTGATCGCCCCGGCCCCCATGATGGGGCTGCTCCAAAAGCTCCAGCAGAATCTGTTCATTTGCGCCGGCTCGGTGTCCCAGTGGGCCGGGCTGGCGGCGCTTTCGCCGGATGGTCTGGCCGCAGCCGAGGCGATGCGCCAGACCTATGACGCCCGGCGTCGGGCCTTGCTCGCCGGGCTGGCCAAGCTGGGGTTGGCTCCGCGCACCGAACCCACCGGGGCCTTTTACGTCTTTGTGCGCACCGACCACCTGCACCCCGATTCCCTGGCCCTGGCCTATGACATCCTGGAAAAAGCCCATGTCGGCGTCACCCCGGGCATTGACTTCGGCCCCGGCGGCGAGGGGCATCTGCGTTTTTCCTACGCCAATTCCCTGGAAAACATCGAGGAAGGCCTTTCGCGCCTTGGCCGCTATATCGCCGGCCACTGCGGCTAGGCCCTGGTTTGGTGTCCAATAAAAAAACCGCCGTGGGCCGGTTTTTTTATGCGATCATCCTGTCCGGGGCTATCGGGACCGGGCCAGTATCCTACTTGGCCATCGCCCGGGCCATGGCCGCCACCAGCTCGGCCGGCTCGAACGGTTTGGTCACATACTCGTCCATGCCGGCCTCCCGTCCTTTTTCCCGATCCGAATCCATGGCGTAGGCTGTCAGCGCCACTACCGGGATGGTGGGGGCAAGGCCCTGGACCTGGCCCGACCGGATGAGCCGCGTGGCCTCCAGGCCGTTTAAGCGCGGCATCTGGATATCCATGAGCACCAGATCGTAGGCCGCCCGGCCCAGCATGACCAGGGCTTCCCGTCCGTCCGCGGCGCTGTCCACGGTGTGCCCGAGCTTTTGCAGGGCGCGGACTGTGAAGATGCGGTTGACCGGCTCGTCCTCGGCCAGAAGAATGCGCAGGCCCCCGCCGGGTGGGGCGGCCTGGGCGGCCGGGGCGGCCGGGACGGCCAGGGGCGGCCTGGGGTGGAGCCGGGGAGGGCGCTCGGCGGCGGGCAGGCCGCATTCCAGCGTGGCGTAAAACGTGCTCCCCTGGCCCGGGTTGGAAGAGAAGGTGATGTCGCCGCCAAGCATGGTGGCCAGCTTGCGGGCGATAGCCAGCCCCAGGCCGGCCCCGCTGTACTTTTTGGTTAGATAGTTCTCGCCGATGCCAAACGGCTCGAAAATGGTGGCCGTTGCCCCGGGATCAATCCCGACGCCGGTATCCTCCACAGCCAACAGCAGGCGCACGCGCGTGGAGGTGTTGCCGGTGCCCTGGTCGGCCGGCTGACGGTCAAGACCCGGCTTGTCCAGGCCGATGCGAACGGCGACATGTCCTTTCTTCGTGTATTTGAAGGCATTGGACAGGAGATTGATCAAAATTTGTTTGGCCCGGTTGGCGTCGCCGACGACCCGTGTCGGCAGCAGTGGATCGAAAACGTAGGTGAACTCAAAGGAACGCAGCAGACTCTGGGCGGCAAAATTGCGCAGAAGCGGCGTGAGTTCGTCTTTGAGGTCAAACTCCCGTTCGGTCAGCCGTATCCGCCCGGATTCGACATTGGACAAGTCGAGCAAATCACCGACGATATGCACCAGCGTGCTGGCCGACTGTTTGATGATGCCCAGGTATTCCCGGGCTTCATCATCGGTTTCCTTGTCAAGCAGCAGCTGGGACATGCCCAGGATGCCGTTTAAGGGCGTGCGCAGTTCATGGCTGATATTGGCCAAAAACTGGGTCTTGGCGGTGTTCGCCGTTTCGGCTGCCCGCTTGGAGGCCAAAAGCTCCTGCTCCAGGCGCTTTTGCTCGGTGACGTCGTCAAAGGCCCAGATCACGCCTTCGGCCGCATCGCAGGGGCTGATCATCCGGGCGGCAGCGCGCAAGACCAGCGGGGAACCGTCCGAGCGGCGCAGGGTGTATTCCCCGATATGTCTCCCGTTGGCGCAGAGGTCCTCATAGGCGGTTTTGAGAAAGAGCGCGTGGCTTTCGGGGCTGGGGAAGAGACTCTCGGCGGTCGCGCCGTACAGTTCCCCGGCAGTGCGGCCAAGCAATTCAGCTCCCCGGGCGTTTATTTTTTCGCAACGGTGGTTCCGGGCCAAGAGCACGCCGACCAGGGCATTGTCAAAGATGGTTTCCATCTCCCGAAGGGCCTTGGCCAGAATGAGGCGGGCCTCGATTTCACCTGAGAGAATAAGGACATGGGCTTCCATGCCCCCGTTTGCGCCGCTCCGTCGGATCGCCCGGGTGCGTACGGCCATGGTCGATCCGTCGGCGCGGCGCAAAAGCTCTTCCAGACACACCGGACCCTGGCTGGCGGTCAGGGATTCCAGCAGGGGATCGCGTTCCCGGACAGCCCGGTAGAGCGCCTCGCCGGCCGTGCGGCCAAGCAGTCCTGCGGCATCGTCGTAGCCAAGCGCCCTGGCCCCGGACTTGGACAGCCACTCCAGACGGTCCATGCCGTCTGTGCGATAGGTCAGATCGCTGTGCGTTTGAGCGGCCTGCTCAAAGGCGCAGAAACCGGCCAGCAACGCCTGGTTGCCGAGCTCCCGGGCATCGGCCGGGCCGGCGTCTCCTTTCTTGCTGTCAGCCATGGGACTCCCATACTGTTCGCTGCGCTTTCGCTCGATCGTGTCAGGTATCCCGGTCTATAGCCCCAACCGCAGGCTGTCGCAACAACAGGTGGAAAGAAACGTACTGTTCAGGACGGATCGTGGCGGCGGCAAAACTGGTCGCACAGATCCGATGCCCGATCGAGCACCCCCCCGCAGCCGTTGATCAGATTGTCCGTATACAGGGCGTCACTCGTCTTGCGGCACATGGCCAGACAGGCCGACAGCTCGGCCGGCGCCTCGGACAACTCCTGGCGATACCGATTGCAGATTGGATCGGAAAGACAGGCGTTGGGCGTCGGCAGCGACGAACAAAAACCGTAAAAATCGGACACCGTCATCTTCGGCGGCTGCCCGCCGCCCATTCCCCCGCCCTGGCCGGCGCACCCGGCCAAGGCCAGGAACGCCAAAACCACCGCTGCCACACGCGCACCCATAGATTCTCCATTGGTTTGAGTTGTCACTGGAGCACCTTGGCCCAAGCGCTGCCCCCCTGTAAAGCTCGTTTGGGATATGGAAATTTATTTTTGACATAGACTGACTGGTCGATGTCCGCCTTCCATGGTCCTTTTGGAAACAAGGATGGTGCAACATGAACACACACTCTGGCCTGCCGGCCATGCCGGCCGATCTGCGCAATGCGGTCCTGTCCAATTACACAACCTTCAGTGAAGATGGGACATTATGTTATGTCTCGGACAAGGTGCATCGCAGCTGTACGCTCTGCGGCACCGTCTTTGCCGGCTCGATCAGCCGCATGGCCATAGGCGACGGATATGTCTGTCCCTATTGCGGCGTCAGTTCCTCCAAACCCATGCCCGAAAGCTGGTACGCATGAACGGGAACGCCCCCATCGCCTCGCGCAAACTCTGGGCCGCCGTCCTGGCCATCGCCGCCGTGGCTCTCAGCCGGAAATGGAGCATGGGCCTTACCCCGGACGAAATCCAGGCCATTACCGATATTGCCCTGACCGCCATCGGGTCCCAGGCCGGCATCGATCTGGCCGAAAAAGCCCTGCCGCTGCTTGCCAAACCCCAACCATCGCCGGAGGTAAAACCATGACCCCTGATGCCTTGCTGCTGCCTGCCTGGGTTTCCTTTCTCGTGGCCATGGTGCTCTTTTTCACCCGCAAATGGGTCAATGACGTGGCCCGGGCCATCGACAGCCTCCAGGAGCGGATGCGCGCCTACGAAAAAGCCCAGAACGACTGCCGCCTGGAACTCGCCCGGGGCTACCCCACCCGCAGCGAAATGGAGCGCGTGGCCGAACGCCTGGAATCCCATGCCACCCGTCTCACCATCCTCGAAGAAAACATGGCCGCGTAACAGCACAGGAGCACACACCATGTCCCTCGATCGACTGCTCGCGCTCAATCCCCACCTGTCCCTGGCCGATATTCTCGCCCTGTGGCACTGGTCCGGCCCTTCCCGCCTGTTGCACTAGGGACCGGCGGCCGGGGCAGTGCCCCGGCCCCTGCCGGGGCGCTGCCCGGACCCTGCCGGGACGCTGTCCCGGACCCTGGCAGGGCGCTGCCCTGCACCCGCCGGGGAGGTCACCCCCCCGGACCCCCGGATGGGGTGGCGGCGGTGGAGGCGGCGGCAGCGGAAGGGCGGGAAGATGGGGTCTGGATTTCGGGAGCTGGTCCCGACGCGGAAGCCGCGCCAGGATCAGCTCCCGAAATCCAGACCCCAAGTCGCCAGCGGCCGGGCCGGTTTGCACAAGCAAAGCCTTGCGCAAACCGGCCCGGCCGCATTTTTCTGCGGCGTGCTCACCTGGCAACCGCCCCATCCCTCCGCGTCAACTCCCCACTCCAGCCGCAGACCCAGCCTCGCCAATGCGCGCACTTTCAACCCACAGCACAGAAGGGATTGCCTGATGCAGGACCAAGTCAAGCGTTTGACGGATCGGCAGCAGCGGTTTGTCGAAGAATATCTGCAGGACTGGGATACGACAGCAGCGGCCGTGCGGGCCGGGTACAGCGAAAGGAGCGCCCGGGGCGTCGGGGCGCGGCTTCGGGGCCTGGCTCAGGTGTGCGAAGCCATAGAGGCCGCCATGGCGCAGCGTAGCCGGCGGATGGAAATCACCCAGGACCGGGTAGCCTTGGAGCTGGCCCGTCTGGCCTTTGCCGACCTGCGGGATTTTGTGGCCTGGGGCGGCGAAGGCGAGGTGCGGTTGCACCCGTCGAAGGCGTTGACGCCGGATCAGGCGGCCTGCGTGTCGGAGATTGTGGAGACGCCGGGCAAGGGGGTGCGGGTGAAGCTTTTTAGCAAGCCCCAGGCCTTGGCGGCCCTGTCCCGGCATTTGAAAGAAAAGGCCCGGGAAGAGGAGGGCGGCTTGGGTCATGCGCAACCGCTGACGGTGGTGACCTGTATACCGTTTCCTGAGCCGCTTCGGGAGGATGAGCAGACGACATTGCTGTCGGACGGTTGAGCCAGGGTCACATCCGGGCGGTGGCCGGGCGGGTGGTGTCTGACTTGGCGGCCTGCCGGCACTGGAGGAGCAGGCTGTCGAAGGCCTCGTCGGGGATGGCGGTGTCGGGACTTACGGCATGCAGGCGGGCCGCAGCCATGCGGCAGTCGGTGACGGCGTCCGGAGCTATGGCGGCCTGCCGGCCCAGCAATCGGGAGTAGCCGGTCGGCGCGGGCCGCGACAGCGAGAGCGTGGTTCCGGCGACGGCCATAAGCACCGTGGCGACGATGATGCAGAGATATTTGAGCAGGTGGGGCCGCATGGTCGCCTCCTTTGGAGCGCTGGATGTCGATGGGAGAGAGGGGTGCCTGTTTCGTGCCAGAATAAAACAGTGTTATTTGAGCATATTGCAAAATGGTCTGGATCGAGAGGGAGCTGGGCGTGCAGCAAATTGACCATATTTCGGCACATCCTGGGGGGAGCGACCGTCGTCTGGTCCTGGAATATCGGCCCCAGTCGCTTCAGGCCCGGCTCCATGCCTGCCGGGCCAACGAGATTGTGTTTGGCGGGGCGGCCGGGCCGGGCAAGAGCCATGCCCTGCGGTTTGAGGCCTTGATCATGTGTCTGCGCGTGCCGGGGCTGCGGGCCTATCTGTTTCGGCGGACCATGTCGGAATTGGAGCGCAACCATATCCTGCCGGCCTTGGATCAATTCCCCAAGGCGTTGGGGACGTATCGGGACTCGAAACAGCGTTTCGAGTTTCAAAATGGTTCCATGCTCAACTTTTGCGGCTGTCAGCGCGAAAAGGACGTGTTCCGGTATCAGGGGGCGGAGCTGCATTTGCTTCTGATCGACGAACTGACCAGTTTCACGGAGTTTCAGTACGACTATCTGCGAGGGCGGGTGCGCTGCGCCATCAAGGTGCCGGCGGCGCTGCGGCACCGGGTGCCGGGCATTGTCTGCGCCACCAATCCGGGCGGCGTGGGCCATGGTTTTGCCAAGGCCCGGTTCGTGGATTTCGCCCCGCCCGGGGAATGCCGCCGGGCGCCTGCGGCCGAGGGCGGGATGCTGCGGTGCTATATTCCGGGCCGGCTGTCCGACAACCGCATCCTGATGGAGCGCGATCCGGGCTATGTTGCCCGGCTTATGGCCCTGCCCGAGCCGTATCGCACGGCCTATCTGGAGGGCGACTGGGACGTGTTCATGGGTCAGGCCTTCGGATTTTCGCGGCGGCTGCATGTCGTCAAACCCCGGCCGGTGCCGGAGGACGCGCCGCTCTTCATGACGTTTGATTGGGGCTATGGCGCGCCGTTTTCGGTTGGCTGGTGGTGGGTGGACGCGGATGGGCGGCTTTTCCGTTTTGCCGAGTGGTACGGGTCCAATGGCTCGCCCAACCAGGGGCTGCGGTTGACGGATTCCCAGATTGCGGCCGGGGTTGTCGAGCGCGAGGCCCGGTTGGGGTTGGCCGGGCGACGGGTGACCCGTTTGTGCGGGCCGGACTGTTTTGCCAGGAAGCCGGATTATCGCGGCGGCGGCCAGGGACCGAGCACGGCCGAGGTGTTTGCCGGGGCCGGGGTCTATCTGTCCCCGGGCGACCCCTCGCGTACGATCAAGATCCGCCAGTTTCACGAGCGGCTGCGCCCGCGCGAGGACGGGCCGCCCATGCTCCAGGTCTACGAAACATGTGAGGATTTTATCCGCACCATTCCGCTCCTTGCCACGGACCGGCGCAATGTCGAGGACATCGACACCACCGGGGAGGATCACATCTACGACGAGGCCTGCCATGCCTGCATGGCCCGGCCTCTGGCTCCGGGCATGGCCAAAACGGCCAGGATGCCGGCGGCGCAGTTGATTGACGCGGTGCTGGCCGAGGCCCCAACCGAGGAGGAGTGCAGATGACCGGACAGGCAGGAGATTGGCAGTGGCTGGAGGTCTTGGCCCATCTGGGCGCGGCCATGGCCTTTTTGCTGGTGGGCTGGCGGCTTGGCCGGGAGAGCGCCGGGCGGGCCATGTTCGACTACCGGGCGCTGCCACCGGCCCGGGAGGCGGCCGAGGAGCCGGAGGAGGCCGACCCCTGGAGCGAGGCCGCCATCGGGGCCACGGCGTTGGCGCGGCGGCCCCGGCCGGTGGATATTTTTGAGACACTGCGGCCGGCCTGCCGGGGAAATGGCGG comes from the Desulfovibrio sp. TomC genome and includes:
- a CDS encoding terminase family protein, translating into MQQIDHISAHPGGSDRRLVLEYRPQSLQARLHACRANEIVFGGAAGPGKSHALRFEALIMCLRVPGLRAYLFRRTMSELERNHILPALDQFPKALGTYRDSKQRFEFQNGSMLNFCGCQREKDVFRYQGAELHLLLIDELTSFTEFQYDYLRGRVRCAIKVPAALRHRVPGIVCATNPGGVGHGFAKARFVDFAPPGECRRAPAAEGGMLRCYIPGRLSDNRILMERDPGYVARLMALPEPYRTAYLEGDWDVFMGQAFGFSRRLHVVKPRPVPEDAPLFMTFDWGYGAPFSVGWWWVDADGRLFRFAEWYGSNGSPNQGLRLTDSQIAAGVVEREARLGLAGRRVTRLCGPDCFARKPDYRGGGQGPSTAEVFAGAGVYLSPGDPSRTIKIRQFHERLRPREDGPPMLQVYETCEDFIRTIPLLATDRRNVEDIDTTGEDHIYDEACHACMARPLAPGMAKTARMPAAQLIDAVLAEAPTEEECR